One stretch of Amycolatopsis sp. NBC_00345 DNA includes these proteins:
- the iolB gene encoding 5-deoxy-glucuronate isomerase → MSELHRPLGTLSDGADPVRLTPESAGWAYTGLQVLKVGTRLPRVVETGEFEAFVLPLSGSLSVVVDGEEFELDGRDSVFTRVTDFLYVPRDAEVMLTSTTGAEVALPMARCTRRLEPKYGPAEEVPVEVRGAGQATRQVTNFGVPGVWDHADKLNACELITPGGNWSSYPPHKHDEASDCEVVNEEVYYFRIAGRDGVTPSREGFGLHRTYTADGELDEDVAVRDGDVFLIPRGYHGPCVSAPGYPMYYLNVLAGPAEERSMAFCDDPAHGWVRDTWASQELDPRCPATSHEGRVL, encoded by the coding sequence GTGAGCGAGCTGCACCGTCCACTCGGGACACTGTCCGACGGCGCCGACCCGGTCCGGCTGACCCCGGAATCGGCCGGCTGGGCCTACACCGGGTTGCAGGTGCTCAAGGTCGGCACCCGGCTCCCGCGGGTGGTGGAGACCGGTGAGTTCGAGGCGTTTGTGCTCCCGCTGTCCGGCTCGCTCTCGGTCGTCGTCGACGGCGAGGAGTTCGAGCTGGACGGCCGCGATTCGGTGTTCACCCGCGTCACGGACTTCCTCTACGTGCCCCGCGACGCCGAGGTCATGCTGACTTCCACCACCGGTGCCGAGGTCGCGCTGCCGATGGCGCGGTGCACCCGCCGCCTGGAGCCGAAGTACGGCCCGGCCGAGGAGGTGCCGGTCGAGGTGCGCGGCGCCGGCCAGGCGACCCGCCAGGTGACCAACTTCGGCGTGCCGGGGGTGTGGGACCACGCGGACAAGCTGAACGCGTGCGAGCTGATCACCCCGGGCGGCAACTGGTCCTCGTACCCGCCGCACAAACACGACGAGGCCTCGGACTGCGAGGTCGTCAACGAAGAGGTCTATTACTTCCGCATCGCCGGGCGTGACGGCGTCACGCCTTCGCGCGAGGGCTTCGGCCTGCACCGCACGTACACGGCGGATGGTGAGCTGGACGAGGACGTGGCGGTGCGCGACGGCGACGTCTTCCTGATCCCGCGCGGCTACCACGGCCCGTGCGTCTCGGCGCCGGGTTACCCGATGTATTACCTGAACGTGCTGGCCGGCCCGGCCGAGGAGCGGTCCATGGCGTTCTGCGACGACCCGGCGCACGGCTGGGTCCGCGACACCTGGGCTTCGCAGGAGCTGGACCCGCGGTGCCCGGCCACCAGTCACGAGGGGCGCGTCTTATGA
- the iolD gene encoding 3D-(3,5/4)-trihydroxycyclohexane-1,2-dione acylhydrolase (decyclizing), producing MKLTTAQALVRWLLAQRSETLDGREVPLFPGVFAIFGHGNVLGLGTALEEHRAAVWTDPATGKSMPALPVWRGHTEQGMALAAVGYAKATQRRQVGVVTSSIGPGALNMVTAAGVAHANRLPVLLLPGDTFVSRAPDPVLQQVEPFHDGTATVNDAFRAVSRYFDRITRPEQLLATLPQVARVLTDPADAGPVTLALPQDVQAETYDFPEALFEPVTHRLPRPRPDRRSLTEAAAALRSARRPLLVLGGGVRYSGAGRRALEFAQRHGIPVTETTAGRTLVPHTHELHAGPLGITGSTSANVLAGAADVVLAVGTRLQDFTTASWTVFSPDVRLVTLNAARFDAVKHGALAVVGDADAGLADLGAQLESWRVDPQWTARAAEERARWDAHIDSLRSAPAPVPSYAQVVGVVNDLSEPHDYVMTASGGLPGELIGGWRGSGEVSMDVEYGFSCMGYELSGAWGAAIAHTEGLVTTLLGDGSYLMLNSDLFSAAFAGHPLVAVVCDNDGYAVIARLQQGQGGKPFNNFYADCRTSHASPPRVDFARHAESLGCAVFTATSLDDVRGAYAKARAAAVAESRPAVVVVRTQPSAWTEAGAWWEVGVPEHLAGRPDFDAAKPGQVRYLRQ from the coding sequence ATGAAGCTGACCACGGCACAGGCGCTGGTGCGCTGGCTGCTCGCGCAGCGCTCGGAAACCCTGGACGGGCGCGAGGTCCCGCTGTTCCCCGGGGTGTTCGCGATCTTCGGGCACGGCAACGTGCTCGGCCTCGGCACCGCGCTCGAAGAGCACCGTGCCGCGGTGTGGACTGACCCCGCCACGGGAAAGAGCATGCCGGCGTTGCCGGTCTGGCGTGGGCACACCGAGCAGGGCATGGCGCTCGCGGCCGTCGGCTACGCGAAGGCGACGCAGCGGCGGCAGGTCGGCGTGGTGACCTCGTCGATCGGGCCGGGCGCGCTGAACATGGTGACCGCGGCGGGGGTCGCGCACGCGAACCGGCTGCCGGTGCTGCTGCTGCCGGGCGACACGTTCGTCAGCCGCGCGCCCGATCCGGTGCTGCAGCAGGTGGAGCCCTTCCACGACGGCACGGCGACGGTCAACGACGCCTTCCGCGCGGTCAGCCGCTACTTCGACCGGATCACCCGGCCCGAGCAGCTGCTGGCGACGTTGCCGCAGGTCGCGCGGGTGCTCACCGATCCGGCGGACGCCGGGCCGGTCACGCTGGCGCTGCCGCAGGACGTCCAGGCCGAGACCTACGACTTCCCCGAGGCGCTGTTCGAGCCGGTCACGCACCGGCTGCCGCGCCCGCGCCCGGACCGCCGGTCGCTGACCGAGGCGGCCGCCGCGTTGCGCTCGGCCCGCCGCCCGCTGCTGGTGCTGGGCGGCGGCGTCCGGTATTCGGGCGCCGGGCGCCGCGCGCTGGAATTCGCGCAGCGGCACGGGATTCCCGTCACGGAGACCACGGCGGGCCGGACGCTGGTGCCGCACACGCACGAGCTGCACGCCGGGCCGCTGGGCATCACCGGCTCGACGTCGGCGAACGTGCTGGCCGGCGCGGCCGACGTGGTGCTGGCGGTCGGGACGCGGCTGCAGGACTTCACCACGGCGTCGTGGACGGTGTTCTCCCCCGACGTCCGGCTGGTCACTTTGAACGCGGCCCGGTTCGACGCCGTCAAGCACGGCGCGCTCGCCGTGGTGGGCGACGCGGACGCGGGGCTGGCCGACCTCGGGGCGCAGCTGGAGAGCTGGCGCGTCGATCCACAGTGGACGGCGCGGGCCGCGGAGGAGCGCGCACGCTGGGATGCCCACATCGACTCGCTGCGGTCGGCCCCGGCTCCGGTGCCGTCGTACGCGCAGGTCGTCGGAGTGGTGAACGACCTGTCGGAACCGCACGACTACGTGATGACCGCGTCGGGCGGCCTGCCTGGTGAGCTGATCGGCGGCTGGCGCGGCTCCGGCGAAGTGAGCATGGACGTCGAGTACGGCTTCTCCTGCATGGGTTACGAGCTGTCCGGGGCGTGGGGCGCGGCCATCGCGCACACCGAAGGCCTGGTGACCACGCTCCTCGGCGACGGCTCGTACCTGATGCTGAACTCGGACCTGTTCTCGGCCGCCTTCGCGGGTCACCCGCTCGTCGCGGTCGTCTGCGACAACGACGGCTACGCGGTCATCGCGCGGCTTCAGCAGGGGCAGGGCGGGAAGCCGTTCAACAACTTCTACGCCGACTGCCGCACTTCGCACGCTTCGCCGCCACGCGTGGACTTCGCGCGTCACGCCGAGTCGCTGGGCTGCGCGGTCTTCACCGCGACGTCGCTGGACGACGTCCGTGGCGCGTACGCGAAGGCCCGCGCCGCCGCCGTCGCGGAGAGCCGTCCCGCGGTTGTCGTGGTGCGGACCCAGCCTTCAGCTTGGACGGAAGCCGGGGCGTGGTGGGAGGTCGGCGTTCCGGAGCACCTCGCCGGCCGCCCGGACTTCGACGCCGCGAAGCCCGGGCAGGTGCGCTACCTGCGTCAGTAG
- a CDS encoding MarR family winged helix-turn-helix transcriptional regulator, whose translation MTAPLPRDIARELPHAMIRLRARLRAESAPADRRWTWSQVTTLSRIGDEGPTTVSALAAAEHVRPQSMAETVAALLREGLIARGPDPTDGRKTLISMTAAGRKLLSAIPAIREAWLEEVIEQHLSPVERRTLAKAAEIMERLADC comes from the coding sequence ATGACGGCGCCACTGCCCCGCGACATCGCTCGCGAGCTTCCGCACGCGATGATCCGGCTGCGGGCGCGGCTGCGGGCCGAGTCCGCGCCCGCCGACCGGCGCTGGACGTGGTCGCAGGTCACCACGCTCAGCCGGATCGGCGACGAAGGGCCCACGACGGTCAGCGCCCTCGCCGCCGCGGAACACGTCCGTCCTCAGTCGATGGCCGAGACGGTCGCCGCGCTCCTCCGGGAGGGTCTGATCGCCCGCGGGCCGGACCCCACGGACGGGCGCAAGACGCTCATCTCGATGACCGCGGCGGGCCGCAAGCTCCTCTCGGCCATTCCCGCGATCCGTGAAGCCTGGCTCGAAGAGGTCATCGAGCAGCACCTCTCGCCCGTCGAACGCCGGACACTGGCGAAAGCGGCGGAGATCATGGAGCGCCTCGCGGACTGCTGA
- a CDS encoding cysteine hydrolase family protein translates to MTTTPDPAIVARRTALLLMDFQPEILGHLPQPGAVLENAMTALDWAREHGVKAVFVRVAFAPEDYDAIPAHHKAFSAVKQGRLFADGDPALDIDPALEVRDGDIVVRKTRFGAFSTTDLHALLGDESIDTLVVGGISTAGVVLSTVRDASDQDYRIFVLADATADPDPEVHRVVLEKVLSHQADVITTSDLKSLVRED, encoded by the coding sequence GTGACCACAACCCCTGACCCGGCCATCGTCGCGCGGCGGACCGCGCTGTTGCTGATGGACTTCCAGCCCGAAATCCTGGGGCACCTCCCCCAGCCGGGCGCCGTGCTGGAGAACGCCATGACCGCGCTGGACTGGGCGCGCGAGCACGGCGTCAAGGCAGTGTTCGTGCGAGTGGCGTTCGCGCCGGAGGACTACGACGCGATCCCGGCTCACCACAAGGCGTTCAGTGCCGTCAAGCAGGGCCGCCTGTTCGCCGACGGCGACCCGGCGCTGGACATCGATCCCGCGCTGGAAGTGCGTGACGGCGACATCGTCGTCCGCAAGACCCGCTTCGGCGCCTTCAGCACCACCGATCTGCACGCCCTCCTCGGCGACGAGTCGATCGACACCCTCGTGGTGGGCGGCATCTCGACCGCCGGAGTGGTGTTGTCCACGGTCCGCGACGCCTCCGACCAGGACTACCGCATCTTCGTGCTCGCCGACGCCACCGCCGACCCGGACCCGGAGGTCCACCGGGTCGTCCTCGAGAAGGTCCTTTCGCACCAGGCGGACGTGATCACGACGTCCGACCTGAAGTCACTGGTCCGCGAAGACTGA
- a CDS encoding alpha/beta fold hydrolase: protein MVETTANAKLEDGSVLEIEVHGEGPAVLLPVNPRPIEGEQAESMRQWGADPALGRSLISGLAGFRVVAFDYEGHVMAHPRPDSLTPAAVAADFLAVADTVGARRFAYYGYSWLALAGLQLALRTDRLDGLAMGGFPPLDGPYAEMLAVTRATHEMAVAGPAETPTAGSSESQPGDWDSVEVTMSTGQTRQFVTLYEALQDFDDHAARLACPRLCFAGSADRIEYGERWGGVTVDIAGPFETRRAELAERGWTVEVLDGLDHMTAMQATAVLPVLRPWLTGLR, encoded by the coding sequence ATGGTCGAAACCACAGCGAACGCCAAGTTGGAAGACGGCAGTGTGCTCGAGATCGAGGTCCACGGCGAGGGCCCGGCGGTGCTGCTCCCGGTGAACCCGCGGCCGATCGAAGGCGAGCAGGCCGAGTCGATGCGGCAGTGGGGTGCCGACCCGGCGCTCGGCCGGTCGCTGATCAGCGGGCTGGCCGGGTTCCGCGTTGTCGCCTTTGACTACGAGGGGCACGTCATGGCGCATCCACGGCCGGACAGCCTGACGCCGGCCGCCGTCGCCGCTGATTTCCTCGCCGTCGCGGACACGGTGGGGGCGCGGCGGTTCGCGTATTACGGCTATTCGTGGCTCGCGCTGGCCGGGCTGCAGCTGGCCCTGCGCACCGACCGTCTTGACGGGCTGGCCATGGGCGGCTTCCCGCCGCTCGACGGGCCATACGCCGAAATGCTGGCGGTCACGCGGGCCACCCACGAGATGGCCGTCGCCGGGCCAGCCGAGACGCCGACCGCTGGGTCCTCCGAGAGCCAGCCGGGCGACTGGGATTCCGTCGAGGTCACTATGTCGACGGGACAGACGCGGCAGTTCGTCACGCTGTACGAGGCCCTGCAGGACTTCGACGACCACGCGGCCCGGCTGGCCTGCCCTCGACTGTGCTTCGCGGGCTCAGCCGACCGGATCGAGTACGGCGAACGCTGGGGCGGCGTCACGGTCGACATCGCGGGACCCTTCGAGACCCGCCGCGCCGAGCTGGCCGAGCGTGGCTGGACCGTCGAAGTCCTCGACGGGCTCGACCACATGACCGCCATGCAGGCCACCGCGGTCCTGCCGGTGCTGCGGCCCTGGCTGACCGGCCTCCGATGA
- a CDS encoding NAD(P)-binding domain-containing protein: protein MSADHEPDVVVIGAGQAGLSAAYHLRRAGFADDSGFVVLDHGKRPGGAWQYRWPSLVLGKVHGIYDLPGMAFGTPDVTRPASEVVSEYFGRFEKTFSLPVRRPVDVTAVRREGDRLLVESPAETWAARAVVSATGTWDRPFWPHYPGQETFAGRQLHTADYTGAEPFRGRRVVVVGGGASAVQLLMEIGPVARSTTWVTRRPPVWHEEPFGEDWGRDAVTKVEQRVRAGLPPESVVSVTDLAVTPEVRAAREAGFLNRRPMFERLVPDGVVWADGTFEPADLILWATGFRAALDHLAPLHLRTPGGGIRMDGTRVVDEPRLHLVGYGPSASTVGANRAGRAAVHEIRRLLGR from the coding sequence ATGAGTGCGGATCACGAGCCGGACGTGGTGGTCATCGGGGCCGGTCAGGCCGGCCTTTCGGCCGCCTACCACCTGCGTCGCGCGGGTTTCGCCGACGATTCGGGCTTTGTCGTGCTGGACCACGGGAAACGCCCAGGCGGCGCCTGGCAGTACCGCTGGCCGTCGCTGGTACTGGGCAAGGTGCACGGCATCTACGACCTGCCCGGCATGGCGTTCGGCACGCCGGACGTGACGCGGCCGGCCAGCGAGGTCGTGTCCGAGTACTTCGGCCGGTTCGAAAAGACGTTCTCCCTGCCCGTACGCCGGCCCGTTGACGTCACGGCCGTCCGCCGCGAGGGCGACCGGCTGCTCGTCGAGAGCCCGGCCGAAACGTGGGCCGCGCGCGCCGTGGTGAGCGCGACGGGCACGTGGGACCGGCCGTTCTGGCCGCACTACCCGGGCCAGGAGACGTTCGCCGGACGGCAGCTGCACACCGCCGACTACACCGGCGCGGAGCCGTTCCGCGGCCGCCGCGTGGTGGTCGTCGGCGGAGGCGCGTCGGCCGTGCAGCTGCTGATGGAGATCGGCCCGGTCGCCCGCTCGACGACGTGGGTCACGCGCCGTCCGCCGGTGTGGCACGAGGAGCCGTTCGGTGAGGACTGGGGCCGTGACGCCGTCACGAAGGTCGAGCAGCGCGTGCGCGCGGGCCTGCCGCCGGAGAGCGTGGTCAGCGTGACCGACCTGGCGGTGACGCCCGAGGTGCGCGCCGCCCGCGAGGCCGGTTTCCTCAACCGGCGCCCCATGTTCGAGCGGCTGGTGCCCGACGGCGTCGTCTGGGCGGACGGCACCTTCGAGCCCGCCGACCTGATCCTCTGGGCGACCGGCTTCCGCGCCGCCCTCGACCACCTCGCGCCGCTGCACCTGCGCACGCCGGGCGGCGGCATCCGGATGGACGGCACCCGCGTGGTCGACGAGCCGCGCCTGCACCTGGTCGGCTACGGGCCGTCGGCCAGCACCGTCGGCGCCAACCGCGCGGGCCGCGCCGCTGTGCACGAGATCCGGCGGCTGCTCGGGCGTTAG
- a CDS encoding GGDEF domain-containing protein, giving the protein MWSVARKRWIVYAVGCELVTTVAVIGGLAGEFGGPVQPVAFAVLVGLGIAQAEMARRIERARRWMSGQTHINVTSVWYLAGAFLLPPAWVALLALVLYLHLWLRVWRGVRTRPAHRFAASTAWAMLSCFAASAVLTVDGLDQAGLETWRGVFALVLAAAVFELVNVALVALGIYLYTASRAAADLIGTWEDNAFELATLCLGGLAALALVAQPVLVVFVVAPLLLLHRYLLLKQQLQVAAVTDEKTGLLNTAGWHDLATREYARARRRGPGSEFAVLMIDLDHFKRINDTYGHLTGDEVLAAVAVAIEDSVRTSDTVGRFGGEEFVVLLPATGATHVLGIAECVRVAVGELTVIVSGSTRVDGLSVSVGVACYPAAGGTLDQVLRSADAALYRAKDAGRNRVAV; this is encoded by the coding sequence ATGTGGTCCGTCGCCCGGAAACGCTGGATCGTGTACGCGGTCGGGTGCGAGCTGGTGACCACAGTGGCCGTCATCGGCGGGCTGGCGGGCGAGTTCGGCGGCCCGGTGCAGCCAGTCGCGTTCGCGGTGCTCGTCGGGCTCGGCATCGCGCAGGCGGAGATGGCGCGGCGGATCGAGCGGGCGCGCCGGTGGATGAGCGGCCAGACGCACATCAACGTCACGTCCGTCTGGTACCTCGCCGGCGCCTTCCTGCTGCCGCCCGCGTGGGTCGCGTTGCTCGCGCTCGTGCTGTACCTGCATCTGTGGCTGCGCGTCTGGCGAGGGGTGCGTACGAGGCCCGCGCATCGCTTCGCGGCCAGTACGGCGTGGGCCATGCTCTCCTGCTTCGCGGCTTCTGCCGTGCTTACGGTCGACGGCCTCGACCAGGCAGGCCTCGAAACCTGGCGCGGCGTGTTCGCGCTGGTGCTGGCGGCGGCCGTGTTCGAGCTGGTGAACGTCGCGCTCGTCGCCCTCGGGATTTACCTCTATACGGCGAGCCGCGCGGCCGCGGACCTGATCGGCACCTGGGAGGACAACGCCTTCGAGCTCGCCACCCTGTGCCTCGGCGGGCTGGCCGCGCTCGCGCTCGTCGCGCAGCCGGTGCTGGTCGTCTTCGTCGTCGCGCCTTTGTTGCTGCTGCACCGTTATCTGCTGCTCAAACAACAGCTGCAGGTCGCCGCCGTGACCGACGAGAAGACCGGCCTGCTGAACACCGCCGGCTGGCACGATCTCGCGACGCGCGAGTACGCCCGCGCGCGCCGCCGCGGCCCGGGCAGCGAGTTCGCCGTGCTGATGATCGACCTCGACCACTTCAAGCGCATCAACGACACCTACGGCCACCTGACCGGTGACGAGGTGCTGGCCGCCGTCGCGGTGGCGATCGAGGATTCGGTGCGCACCAGCGACACCGTCGGCCGGTTCGGCGGCGAGGAGTTCGTGGTGCTGCTTCCGGCCACCGGCGCCACCCACGTGCTGGGCATCGCCGAATGCGTCCGCGTCGCGGTGGGGGAGCTGACCGTGATCGTCTCCGGTTCCACCCGGGTCGACGGGCTGTCCGTCTCCGTCGGAGTCGCGTGTTACCCGGCGGCCGGCGGCACGCTCGACCAGGTGCTGCGCTCCGCCGACGCCGCGCTCTACCGGGCCAAGGACGCCGGGCGCAACCGCGTCGCCGTGTGA